Genomic window (Vigna radiata var. radiata cultivar VC1973A chromosome 1, Vradiata_ver6, whole genome shotgun sequence):
TgcttaaagttttattttttaatattgaatgcATTTTTTATGTTGGAGTTTATTCTTGGGTGTAAAGATCTCAGAAATGGGAACTTTTATTGAACTTGAAAGAATTTTTGCTAATGTCgtttttctggttttttatgcttcaactttgaaagaattaatttttgtttatgttcTTGCTTTCTCATTGACNGCATCTTTCTTGGATTGATTTCCCNATGTGGTCTCCATTAACGTAATATATGCCTTCATCCCATTTTCCAAACAAAGTTGATACAGTTTTTCCGTTCCTATCTTGAATGATACCATGAACCTAGAGAAATAGATAAATCACAATGGGACAACCCTCTGCAAAAATTTCCATATATCTATAGTGAAAAGATAGATGAAAAGTCCACTTAATAACCAAGGCCTCACTATTTTTCTCTCGCGCTGCAACGTCTTCCTCTCACGCGAAGGAGAAGGGGCAAAGTGGTGGTGGTCCGCCGTAAAGGGCGGTGGCTTTTTGGCGGAAGTACTGGTAACACCGTGGACAGCGGCGTGGTGGTTGTTCAAGAGGTGGCTGAGGCGGCAACGTCGGTGGCGACCTGTATCGCCGGCAGCACCTCCATGGGATTCAAACGTGTTGGTCACTTATCTGGCAGACAGAGAAGAAGACGTGGCACTGCCGTTAACCAAAAGTTAACGTCATCCATTTTTAAGGactatttttacatgttttaatactaCAAgaatgaaatgccatcaatgtttgatgcagggactaaaaccaaaaatcagtaaaacttcagggactaaaagcatatttaaccctaataataattatattaaataattaaaataaaaataataatagtaaaaataaaaaataaaatagtaataatcaatttgatttactatattaaaaatatattaaattatattaaaatattaaatcaaattaaataattattaaatttaaataaaaaacaaaattttaaaaacaattacttATGGGATATCACATGCGAAGCATATGGCATCGGATTTTTATATCCGAttaacaaattttcttaaattttgttttttcttttaattataataattatttaatttaatattttaatataatttaatatctttaaatatatgtaattttaaatattatttttatttttattatgatcactcttattttagattttagttattattattttacttttttaataaaactgttataaaaatataaatcatattataataattattaaaatataaaaatataataaatagtattataatgttaaactaaattaaatatttattaaattttaaataaaaaataaaactgttaacatatttattaatcaGAGATACAGAAGTACGATAGTTATATGTTTCGGATATGGATATCCgataaatagttgtttttaaaattttgttttttatttaaatttaaatattatttaatattttaatataatttaatatatttttaatatagtaaatcaaattaattattatttttttattttttatttttactattattatttttatttcaattatttaatataattattattataatataaatcatactttaataattattaaaatataaaattatattaaataatatttgaattttaaattaaattaaattattattaaggtaGTGGAGAATGCTTTtaataagaaatagaaaaattatgaaaagatatttattagaattaaaaatgaaacttttgaaaaagtaggaggtgtaggatgagttgtgatgagtgcatatttatgtccacatttatgctttaaaattcaaatttttgatgaaattcttgtgcttaaatgattgatttaatgtgaatttatgatgattgaatttattgggtttgggaattaaagatgtttaaaatgtgatttttagttgcataaattattttggatgttctaatgtttatttgtgcagctgaagttaaaattttattcatttaaagcatgaaattgaatggtcaaagatggtccaatctggtcaactcagGACTCTTatacaattttgaaaagaaaaagatggctagagtgcaattagaggaaagttttggacttatgtgtaaacaaaataaaaagggttgaaatgtaattttgggcAAGTATAAAtctgttagatattttaaaagatattttagagaaaatatatcttaagatattttacttgatattgttaaataattaNcttatttaactatatcaataaatatcaaaagataatatttgccaaatctttttttatctaggaaagatattttcaaatattctaaaaaactaattaaatctgttgaatatttgaaagatattagatataNgataaaagattttatcaacagaagattcaaagtccaagcccaatcaagcctatataaagagacctagGGGGAGCTTCATGCATTCATCCACcactcctttcacttttctttcattatgtgtttcactccattcatggagaactaagctcctagggctattctgctgtaatttcattatggattctgaggttaagtgaattaatgcaattgtttattttgattattgatttaagttgttctctctatgtctttcatctctctatcatattaaaagcaaagatttttgcatcatgatgtgtttgaatctacatgcatgttaattatatgagttttagggtttctaggtttaattgagaatctactttgatttaatttaggaactttcatatgattaaatggtttttactatcaattgagaatgtactttggttggtagtaataatttcaactataatcaattgagaatttactttgattggttagcttttaatttggttaggagatttaagaatagacatgattaaacacaataaaattgattgagaatgtactttggttgaatttattgtgaataatctagaaaggtcttgcatttgattgagaatgtactttgNTTAANTGCATGATCGCCNtcaaattaattaagaatgtactttaattaatttgaaacttaaacaataatcaattgaacaatgatttgtgaataaccgatgatgaatctattttggaaaagcagtggaattagcctgtttcttcataattatttttaaagtttcttctttgttttataacattctttaaacatcctcacttttattCTTAAGCATtacatagcattcataagtttcagatattcgaaagcaattccgtgttcgttgggagacgacttagggttactttagccNTATCTACTTTNTTNaatactactaggcaatactgaagttgccttgaaaagtagtattaatttgatagcttcaaagACAGCTTATCAAGTTGTCAGAAGGtcaaaagtgaaatttttgaaGGTGCAGGATGAAGAGTTGGAGGTGTATGATGAAACACCCAGTGTAAAATAAACATCtaagatataaatttatttaattttaattttttgtgtgtataacttttcaaataaggttaataaattttgacatCTCACATCTCAAAAACCATTAATAATTTGTAatcatgtaaaattttattaaaaataaaataaaatacaaaatatgagAGATCACACCTaacttgaaaattaaattttacaaaacataAGTAAACTATactaattatgaaaaaaaaattaaataaatacatagaGATAAAGTATTGAACAACTTATATTAatctttatgaataaaaattaaattactcaGCTTATCattcaatgatttttttacGAAAAACATGAGAAACTTTGAACTGTATATGATTACAACAATGTAAACACCGACATCATTTCCATGTAACACTCCAAGGAGCCATTCATTGATCCAAAAAAAGCAGAACACATTAAAGAAGAATCATTTTCCAACCAAAGCCTTTAAAAACTCTCTCTCCAAACATGTTCCAATGCATAAATGAACCCATAAATTCGGCATAAATAGAAGTTTGTATTCCTAAAAAAAAAGCTGAAAAACTACCCACCTATTCACTTCGACTTTCTCTATAAATACTAGTACATGAAACAAAACCATCATAACCCCTATTTGAATAATCAGTATTCACCTTAAACAAATTGACAAATGAAAATTGTCATATTATTTCCATATATGATACTACCTTACCTTTCCTGgtttgaatattgaaaaatttcAGCATCAACAATATCTGAGACAATATTACTCATATGTTTCGTAGATTTATTTATAGCCATACACACTAAGtccttatttaaaaaaaacagcAGAAGGAATTgcaattggattttgaaatctattatGATTTCTCATCCTCCAAATCATCCAAATAATTACACTAATGACAACTACTTTAGTCATTTTAAACAAAGGACTACAAGAAAACTTCATAAACTGAACAATAAAATCCAGAGAAGAAAGCTACAAATCTTGAAAAGCTTCCTTCAACCATGTCCATAACCATATAGcaatagaataataaaagaacaaaTGAGAGAAAGATTTAACATTATTACCACACAAAGAACACATAAAGCATACAACCAGcctttttttcttgaacttccAAATCAATAGGTAAACCAGCATACAACAACTTTTAAAGAACTAAAGTTTTAACTTCTGACATCTCATCTAACCAAATCAGTTTTTTCGAATCCACACATCCCATACCAGAAGAGTAAAActtttttgtaactttttgaAAGAGTACACCAGTATCATTTAGAATTCAATTAGGTACATCCCCATCTCATTAAtcattaaagaagaaaaatcacataaattgataagaaatttttttttgtccaaGTCAAATTAACAATAGAGTATAACTTTTATTATGTCAAAATAAGAAATTCTAGCCATTTTTCTATAAGCAAAACTCCCAAGTGAATTTCCCTTTTTGTTTATCTTGAATTCAAACAAAAGTTTTAATCAATTGTTCTACCtcaatttattactattattattatcattaaatgtTGTAACCTACTACATTATAgtctataaaaattaatgagaaagactaatataattaacggatttcaatttcaaaaatttatttcatactTATTAATTTCATCCATACTAAAGTAATAATctactcattaaaaaaataaataaaggcaCTTTTTGACTGCAAAAAAAGTAATGAACAGTGGactttataaaaaggaaaaaaaataaacacccATAAACTGAATTGGTGTATGCTATACAACCTTTACGAGTAATGTACAtgttacaatataaaaatataattttacattcatATTTTATACATGGCAATGGCAAGTGACTGCAGAATTTGAACTCTGAAACATACTGTTGTTGGAGAACTGAGAAAGAACTCAGCAAAAACAATAGCCAGAGAAAACAATTACTGAAAATTAGTGAAGAACTAGGGTTGATTTTGAGATGAACTTTGTGACATCTTTTAATCTGTCTCATCCTGTCTTCTTGTTAGACAGATTTCAAAACCATTCACCAAACGAGCAGAGGGAAAGAAGGACATCCTATCTTCCTTCATCTGTGTCCATCTGTTGATGaaaacattcaatcaatcagCTATGGTTATGTTTGCTAACTTATGATTAAgccaaaaattattattattatgagcACTTAAATGTCTTTTAACGCATTCTGTATTATTATTCTACAAAGTTGATATAGTGGTTGAAAATAATAGATTCTGatagtttgaaagagaagaATTACCAAAAAACTGAGACATGTGTAGTAAtagttaacaaataaattactaaACTTGTTACTAGTATTTCTCTTCACTCAAGAATGAAGATAGTATGAAAAAACTGTATTATTAACACTTTTCAAATTATTAGCAGCAGATTGGAAATACAGATAGACCTTTTGGTACATTCTAATAGTcgttatcaatatttttaatttaactataagTGAGAATCTTTATCAGTAGTAAAAAGATGTGTCTCATTCTCAGACAAGAAGTGAAATTTGCGAACTTTTAGGCCACAAAGATTTGTTTAGTGAGTTAAGGAGTCTTAAAAAATGGACTTTTTTGGCCACAAAGATATGTACAGGAAGTTAAGGAATACGatagaagtgaactttaaacttaattcaattttaaaaaattaacttatagtaatcttataaaatcaatttgtaagatgagatttgtaatcatttatatatattataaatttattttatctttagtcgatatAAAATCCCGAATAGAAAGACAGCATACCTGTATGTAGTAACAAAGTAATGAAGAAAAAGAGCAATTTGAAGGCGTGCCAGCTCTGCTCCTGGACAGAATCTGGCACCTCCACCAAATGGTGCATAGAATGGACTACTTCTCCAGTTTCTCTTTTCCTGCATTCAGaccataaaaattaagaaaaaaataaaatacaaaataaagaacTGTAGAGTACTTAATTAAATCAAGCATGCATCAAAATGGTATGAGAAACTAACCTCATTTTCATGTTCCATCCATCTCCAAGGATTGAACTCTAGAGCTCCACTGTATACTTTCTCATCTAAATGGACTGCTGAAAGAAATGGAACCACAAAGCACCCTTTGGGAATAATGAAATCTGCTCAAAACCAGAGAAGTTTGTGTTAGAAAAAATTGGCTGCAATAGTGCTAGAATGTATCAATGGTAAGTTATTAATCAGTTATCAGCAGAGAAAGGATTAGAATCTAATTGGTCTGTTACTATCAATATAAAAGAGTTCTACTCCTGTATCAATGTTTTGACAGACTATTATTGATTGCTTTTGTTTTATCATTAAGATTGAATCATTGACATTGAGGATGAAATTTAACTGATGAATGATAAAGTGTGAATACATATCAATGAAtgtaaaatgcaaaaaaaaaactattgtaAGACTAACTTTTCTTATCATATTTACACATACTCAAAAAATTTGTACCTTGGTACTGAACGTCTTCTTTTGCTTCTCTCATTAACCAAATTGCAATGCCCCCAAGTCTCAGTGTTTCATCAATGACCTGTTCGTGAAGACAAGAAcagaaaaacttaaataaccTACTATTTTCTATCattgaatatacaaaataaaataaatatactctAAATAAGTAGAATTTAAATTTGTGAAACAGTGAAAAGCTAATCACTTACACATTGAGTGAATGGCATTGCTTTATAGTCCTGCCATGTGAGCAATTCATCTCCAGAATCACTCCTCAGTGAACTATGTTCATCCTGTTCAAGGAAAAATTTTGTAAGAATTATTGAACAAATTCTTCTTCAGTTTATGTATAACTCAAGAAATCACCTAATGATAGTTTCATGTATCAAATAAACATGCAGGAAAAATTTTTTAAGAGTAGTTGTGCCATATATACCAGCAACTGCTTCATGGCTCTAGGACATTGAGTAAGGAAATAGACTGCAAAGAGCATTGTTTTGGTTGTTGTTTCATTTCCGGCAAAGAGAAGATTGATAATGAAGTCCGCAACAGCATCATCTGGCAAGCTTTCTTCCTCTAGCAATCTTCCAAGTACACCACTGCCTTCCATTGGAGCACCATTTTGTCTGTGTTCCTCAATGATCTTGTTTATCTTGCTTATGATATTCTCCCTTGCCTGATATCCAAACAATGTAAATTTCAATACCATTTGACTTGATAATCTCATCTAATCGTATTAGTCTTAGAATTGTGTTCTATAAATGCAATTTCATTGCTAGACTAATGCCTAATAACAATCATAAAAGGAAAGAAGGGTGAGAAATGATAAATTTGAATACTAATGTAAGAatgcaaaattaaaacttagttTTTCAAGTTTCTTTACTACATTTAAGGTGGTTCTTGAGTTCACTCATTGAAGGAAGTGACAATGAGAATGATAATATTCCTCTTTAAGCCATagttaaaaaatcatataattctgTATTTTCTGTCTGtctgtatgtatatatatgtgtgtatgaCTTTAGAAATTTAATTGTTGTACCTTCATAGCAGTGTGGTATGCATATCCAGGGATGTTGATTGGAATGGATAAACAACCATCAACAAAGTCAGAAAACAACTGAGCCATTTCATTGACTTGAGACTCACTTGAAACCCCCAATAGTTGATTAACCATTAAATGTATAGCCACCTGAAGTAAATCATGTAGATATGAATTGAAAATGAGCCACATGCAGTAAATATTATGGTAATCTTACATATACAAATGCATTATCAGTTGAAATTACTTACTTTCCTACAAACATCTTGGAGAAGAATGACTTGGTTGTTGTTAAAATTGCCCAAAGTTTGGACCATGACCTTTTGGATATCATTCAAGAAGTGGAACTTAAGCTTCTCCAGACGCATCATATTGGAGGCAATTCCATGTAGCTTCCTTTGTTGCTCTCCTTGCACTGTGATCACACCATTTTTTCCAACCAAATCTCTGAAAGATTTTGGGTAGCTGGAAATGAATAATCTTCCTTCATTCTGCATTACAAAGCGGTTGAAGCTTGGATCTGCTGACACCACTGCCCATTTGCCAAATAGGCTGCATGAAAATATCTTACCATACCTGTGCCAAATGAAGGTTCCATCTGTCAGATTGGTTTCACAAATGGATTTTTGCAAAGTATTCCCTTAAGAACAACCTAGTTTTCAAACTAAGTGAATTCTAAAGAATGACCCTCTTCAGAGCATTTTTCATACAGAAATAAGCTTACATAACAGGCATTTTTCGTATTGTTTTCCGATCAGAGTTTTATATCAGTAACCTGTGTTAACATTTAATGTAAGTCTTCATTAGAAAACAATAATACTAAAAGTACCAAAAGAGTTGCTTCTAAACTTATCCTTTCGTAGGGTCTGTGATTGGATTAATCAGCTcttaaaaattgagaaattagCCTGCTAAAATTCATATCTAACTAGCAACTTAAATTCCAAATCAACCAAACTCAACTATTTCAAAAGCTAGAATATGTAGCACTTTTTGTTGAGGTGGCAAATTGGCAGTAAATACCTCTTCACCATTTCTTCAACAAACTGAGGAGGATGAGAACTTGCAACAGCATTGTACCAATTGATGCTGTCTCCAATCAAAGGCCACCCTCTCCTTCCTGGTGGTAATctgcattttcttttatcttcctTCCCTAACTTGAATAgaattatttttgcaaatatgACCGTGACCAATATCACTGAGATCAAAACTAGCCAAGTTTCTGAAATattctctctcattttctccATGAAATAAGATgcagagaaaaagaaatcacaCCTCAACCTGGCAGAGAAAACTGAATATTCATAGTGAGCCAAACATGGTAATCATTTGTCAATGCAAATCTGAACTATttatagagaaaaagaagaatttatGAGGGCCAAACACGCTTAGTTGACCAAACTTAAGAAGATCTGGTAGGGCCATGTTAACTTAGTATTTTACATCAATAAATCATTTANAGAATCTATTTTATTAAGACAAGTTTGAACATGTACCGATACAACNaaaactaaataaaaaaagttgtgttgGAGAACTATAAAATTCCacatttaacaaagaaaaaaagtgtacATAAACATAAAAGGGTTGAGTTCAATtgattttaaactttttggacaataCATCTCCCTTACTTGATATAAATCCAATCAAGTGCAGACTCCTATTTGGCCCATTCACAATTTCTTCATGTTAACTTAGTATTTTACATGAACAAATCATTCCCAGAATCTATTttattaaagcaagttttaacgtgtaaacattcaaacaaaaaaaaaaaaaaagtggacaCAAGATCACAATCTGGCTGCAGCATTATTTGGAGAATATGAATCTAATTTTTTTGTCTCGATATGCAATCTAAAGGATAATCATACGTCTACTACGCGGCTACCCCATAAGACTAAAAACTTTTACTATATATAAGATTTGCTGACTTTTCACAATCTCACTCACATCCTAACAACCAAATGATAGATACTATGAATCTTTCTGGTGTGAGAACCACAGaaaattgatgatgaaaattTCAGTAAAAGATGAGACAGTAATTTTAATACCAAGTGGTAACACAACATTAACATACCCTACAAGAAAGAACAGTCACCTTATAACTCTGCTGACGAAGTAATATGTAGCATTTAAGAACTTGCTGTGTTTTTCTTAGAGCATAGAAACATTGAGGAAAGGGAAGAAGGTGCGTCTTATGATGCTTTCAAATTAGAATATATAAGGAAAAGGGTCACTTAACTGATCCAAAAGAGAGCTTTTGGTGTGCATTTAATAGTGTCATGAACTCGTATGTTCAAATTGATGAGCACAAAATAAGGAGCATAATGATCAACTAGTAGAGGTTGTCATCAAGAAAAGTTAGCTAAAGTTTGACTTGCCCTTCTTACGCTATGCAGTTATGTAGCAATGCATTAATCAATTTGCCACATTCCAGTGACGCAACACTCACCttttgtgaaagaaagaaagaaaagaaatgatcTGAGAAAATATtctaatcagagtatcaattACTTGCTGCTATAAATACTATGACAGACATTGAATAGGTGTGTTCCCTGTCATATAGAATAGACATAATTTACAACCTTTAATTAGTGTAGGTAACTATAAGTAGGAGCCACAACTCTCATATCtatcaaatttaaaactaataagagaaaaaacagtttctttttcttttctggcTTTTATAGAGTGCTTGGATGAGAATACATGTTCCAACTATACTGTCAGTGAATGTATACTTACAAGAATCTGACAACATTTTGACCTGTCTgttcaagaaagaagaacatTATTCTTAAGAAGTGTTTGTCAGATTCCTGTAAGTACACCATGTTAGGATTGTTTTTAGCAGAAGTTTACTGAGAAATTACTTCAAATGTTCAAACCACAAGCAAAACAACAAATGGTTTGCAACTACACCATGatgctatatattttttttaaaataagtcaattttataatgaaaaataatagctttacacaacaacaataacaagagttgtttttttattaagtaaaacATTGACTGCATGAATCAAAGAACATCatatattatttgttgtaaAATATGACAACAGAAAACATTCACTTATAAATCTTTGATGATATACACTAAAGGAAATAATGTGGAAGCTTGTAGAATTACTATTACATTATCTAAATTGGAGATAAATTCTttcttgtttaattttcatgACTTTGTCATATGACTTTGAATTTAACCAATTCCAAAATAATTACAGACTACGTTTTTAATGACCTTTAGTACTGTAGgttaatttattagtttatatttaacaaaGCTTTGCCATATGTTGCCTAATTACTATTTAATGGATTTAATTAATATGCAATTTGCTACATAACTAAGTGCACTAAAtatgtaagaagaaaaaaatataataataataaaaaaaaaaaaacttacatttCAAATACATACATTAAAACTAAACATATGGAAATATGAAAACCAGAAACCTGACCTCCTTTCATAGTTAAACAAGGAGCTTAACTTTTAAGTATTgtcactatattttttttttatataattattaatcatAAATCTCAGTAGAGataatttttaagattatttgaaaatttgtaattaaaatacataCAGGTATATACATggtatttgtaatttttttttctctgttttcacTTTACATTGTGATTTATAGAAATAGCTAATCCTTTTATAGGAGGAAAGATTGGGTTTCTTAGGTGACAATTATGGGTGTAATGGAAATGGATGGATTATTATGGAGCCACTAAATGGAACAGTCAAAGTGGTAAAGACTTTGAATCCTAATTTTAAGGCCTTTTTCAAGGAATGAGCACCCTAAAGCTATGCAGTAAATTATTTAAgcattataaatgtttaatgcTTATTGGGTGATTGATGTGAActctattataataaataaatgccAGCAACAGCCAGCCATGTAATGCAACACAATGCCAGTTATGTCAGCAAACTAGGGTAGCTTGCTTCAACACAACACAAAATAAACCAAAGGATAATAACATATAAACTTTAGGACAATCAcaatttcacaatatttttttttacaatattttaatatcatttacgtgATTGGTTTATgttgatgtttatgattattattattgattatggagtaattttgaattaactacataatgatacatagatgatgttaaaatattgtcaaaaaaatattgtcatgAGTATTATTATCATAACTATATACCTTGATTATCAGTCATTCAAATAACTGCTccaataaagtaaaaaaaaaaatagtatttccaatatgtgtaaataatattacgatgattgattattatatttgaagtacttttattttgaaatatgaaatttgaagtttttgtcacaattttattttaaaaaaatgttttttattattgaaaaaatatatatttaaatgactCTCTTACTTTCATATTCCTTTTTAGTTGATTAGTATCTAAAAGTAGTTTTGTCCACTGTAATCTATAATTGTCCTCCTAACAcacatttacttttaattacaattaattgaGAACTATAAAATTACAAGTGAAATTTATTAACCCACCAAATCAAATAGCAAAGTTTTCATGTTGATTCGGTTCATTTTTAAGTTATTGTCTTCATTTATGCTTATCTAAAACTCGATTAAATTACTCAAATACTTTAAGAAATGGACGATATTATAATCAGTGTAGTTACCAACAGCAACAAGTCACATTACTATCATCATTAAGAGCATTCCAATGTTTTTGGGGGAGCTAATATGAAATGTTGGTTAAT
Coding sequences:
- the LOC106768792 gene encoding abietadienol/abietadienal oxidase: MEKMRENISETWLVLISVILVTVIFAKIILFKLGKEDKRKCRLPPGRRGWPLIGDSINWYNAVASSHPPQFVEEMVKRYGKIFSCSLFGKWAVVSADPSFNRFVMQNEGRLFISSYPKSFRDLVGKNGVITVQGEQQRKLHGIASNMMRLEKLKFHFLNDIQKVMVQTLGNFNNNQVILLQDVCRKVAIHLMVNQLLGVSSESQVNEMAQLFSDFVDGCLSIPINIPGYAYHTAMKARENIISKINKIIEEHRQNGAPMEGSGVLGRLLEEESLPDDAVADFIINLLFAGNETTTKTMLFAVYFLTQCPRAMKQLLDEHSSLRSDSGDELLTWQDYKAMPFTQCVIDETLRLGGIAIWLMREAKEDVQYQDFIIPKGCFVVPFLSAVHLDEKVYSGALEFNPWRWMEHENEEKRNWRSSPFYAPFGGGARFCPGAELARLQIALFLHYFVTTYRWTQMKEDRMSFFPSARLVNGFEICLTRRQDETD